A region from the Vespula pensylvanica isolate Volc-1 chromosome 9, ASM1446617v1, whole genome shotgun sequence genome encodes:
- the LOC122631962 gene encoding protein PFC0760c-like, with translation MIDHIRAGEKTPSPSLSASPPPPPPPPPPVPPRRKRKKKVINAEITGKEIATTTRRVDRKRLPPPPPPSQLPRKNKVNENVDKSQIKTRIIIHDEPTSKFQTRNVDDTSNDILLKSDNSKDNIIREEIYLCRKKTYGDVPKIEFKFDENRKKELLTLHEEEKVVSKKVFNKKDDEVLRPNKSSSNSSSSSSSSSSNSDSKIDESTEKELLTVLERPKKKLSTLDDRKDDDDEEKNEKKEEEETMIVRSPRYDQMVRKKEYDKYPSLFFTLDDLQDVIITNDSVQSVSSIVDEKILKKESRKVENEMESFFVGERNGKDLNDFTKDPSFLRDNRIDEDDDDNDDNEICFRVTPTNFPFEKCLDRWKTSLENENAEFHGVDPGNNFIFDDYIDRSSALNVRRSRRSSLCYDILQSNEITLEHTATKVRFVIESSNSSMPPKVDGGLRNIDSIRNEEADAKEQKREEEEEEEEEEEEEEEEEEEEEPQQQQQQQQTVEDNFERNLPTTDNADIFGEIPFGSLILNNVDRKSIEISPQIGNSTVDIKENFNDEKKTIEEDRFNNISSSDLSLILEDTLTKEQVVPELKIERNLSERLSREEEVSNKDNDSNKNNNKYEEDEDDDNVNYGIKETNKNIFFLDEESADESHCNSQKRIDTNERRKIFVTQSVRNFMNDSPIDWEDEESDEVSDNNDELLLYKNQYERKINDEPSKVVTDSTRTQILNELKMNTIPSLSDLSKDPVKKIDDDETITIDKKDIPGISSVDVRRNTFLETMLSENNRDEEDWNNTSRYCEIVGIHPKNDRLIEVDETSKKNNRDNATCRRKTKGCRNSFDDKNIKDVKSDVLSELLVNFPTIKLRSSTTMKNNNNNNNNNNYNNYNEVEDSVNLKNVESFVTDETNEVKKNLVDDEDDKNDNDKNGRKIITTNQMAVRRIQAEIMESRQLDNDMMKMSKCHVREKCVIETSDSKSNHKGSKDEGTRVIKDIEDLPKNVDGLTDDERRKDNNTIDRLEIICSNNVDESIEYKRRKNNSIDNCAIVREKIPILITHRNNNDDNDDDDIDDNDDNDDDNDDNDDDDDDNDDDDDDDDDNNRAIKTPVVLSNDQSSGQDTLTIIPGSVRNFVKYYEIRRETTAIEYSKINDRTTLVRSNDESSMVSNRIKNFECEERSMPARRYDDNVDLKESKIDKKIDEKRTIDTRSVFNNDISYTMIAKKKIVDPSKEIKGIIVDPSSRSSNVFDETRVGRINEVSSKIDRMKSSFEFSEKEQEKFENNQEKEEDEEDENNDDYDEDDDDDDDGFDLSQPPQRRHLSQEVTNRTDYERNSGINRFASNTENNTCFVFYCTV, from the exons ATGATAGACCATATTCGCGCAG GTGAGAAGACACCGTCACCATCGCTATCagcatcaccaccaccaccaccaccaccaccaccacctgtACCACcgagacgaaaaagaaaaaaaaaagttataaacgCGGAAATTACGGGGAAGGAAATCGCAACTACTACGAGGAGGGTCGATCGAAAGCGTCTACCCCCGCCACCACCGCCTTCTCAATTACCAAGAAAAAACAAGGTCAACGAAAACGTTGATAAGAGTCAGATTAAAACGAGGATCATAATTCACGATGAACCGACATCGAAGTTTCAAACCAGGAACGTAGATGATACGAGCAACGATATCTTGTTAAAGTCGGATAATTCGAAGGATAATATTATAAGGGAAGAGATTTATTTATGTAGGAAGAAAACGTACGGAGATGTTCCTAAGATAGAATTTAAATTCGATGAGAATCGTAAGAAGGAGTTGCTGACGTTGcacgaggaggagaaggttGTATCGAAAAAAGTGTTTAATAAGAAGGACGACGAAGTCCTTCGACCTAATaaaagtagtagtaatagtagtagtagtagtagtagtagtagtagtaatagtgacTCGAAGATTGATGAGAGTACTGAGAAAGAGTTGTTGACGGTCTTGGAGcgtcctaaaaaaaaattatcgacgttagacgatagaaaagatgacgacgacgaggaaaaaaatgaaaaaaaggaggaggaagaaacgatGATCGTACGTTCTCCGAGATACGATCAGATGGTGAGGAAAAAGGAATACGACAAATATCCATCATTGTTCTTCACGCTCGATGATCTTCAAGATGTTATTATAACGAACGATTCGGTGCAATCGGTGTCGTCGATCGTggacgaaaaaatattgaaaaaggaaTCGAGGAAGGTTGAAAATGAGATGGAAAGTTTCTTCGTAGGAGAACGAAACGGGAAAGATTTGAATGATTTTACAAAggatccttccttcctacggGATAATCGTatcgacgaggacgatgacgataacgacgataacgagATTTGTTTCCGCGTAACCCCGACGAATTTTCCCTTCGAAAAATGTTTGGACAGATGGAAAACGTCcttggaaaatgaaaatgcgGAATTTCACGGTGTCGATCCTgggaataattttattttcgacgatTACATAGATAGGAGTAGCGCCTTGAACGTCAGACGATCGAGAAGATCATCTTTATGTTATGATATACTTCAAAGCAACGAGATCACCCTCGAACACACAGCTACCAAAGTGAGATTCGTAATAGAGTCATCGAATTCCTCGATGCCACCCAAGGTCGATGGTGGTCTTCGGAATATCGATTCGATCAGGAACGAGGAAGCTGACGCGAAGGAAcagaagagggaggaggaggaggaggaggaggaggaggaggaggaggaggaggaggaggaggaggaggaggaaccgcagcagcagcagcagcagcagcagacTGTAGAAgataatttcgaaagaaatttgcCAACTACCGACAACGCCGACATATTCGGTGAAATACCATTTGGATCTTTGATCCTGAATAATGTCGATCGAAAATCTATTGAAATTTCTCCGCAGATCGGTAATAGTACCgttgatattaaagaaaatttcaatgatgAGAAGAAAACGATTGAGGAAGATAgattcaataatatttcttccaGTGATTTATCCTTAATACTCGAAGATACTTTGACGAAGGAACAGGTGGTACCTGAACTTAAGATCGAACGTAACTTGTCGGAGAGATTATCGAGGGAGGAAGAAGTTTCTAACAAGGACAACGACAgtaacaaaaacaacaacaagtatgaagaggacgaagacgatgacAACGTCAATTACGGAATTAAAGagactaataaaaatattttcttcctcgacGAAGAATCCGCAGATGAATCTCATTGTAATTCTCAAAAACGAATagatacgaacgaacgtagaAAAATCTTCGTAACCCAATCGGTTCGTAATTTTATGAACGACAGCCCGATAGATTGGGAGGATGAGGAATCCGACGAAGTGTccgataataacgatgaattattattatacaaaaatcaaTACGAAAGGAAGATCAACGACGAACCATCGAAAGTCGTTACGGATTCAACAAGAACTCAAATTctgaatgaattaaaaatgaatacgaTTCCAAGCTTGTCTGATCTTTCGAAAGATCCCGTTAAAAAGATCGATGACGATGAGACAAtaacaatcgataaaaaagatatacccGGTATATCGTCGGTTGACGTAAGACGCAATACATTTTTAGAAACCATGTTGTCGGAGAATAATAGGGATGAAGAAGATTGGAATAATACGAGCAGATATTGCGAGATCGTAGGGATCCATccaaaaaacgatcgattgatcgaagTCGATGagacgagtaaaaaaaataatagggATAATGCAACGTGTaggagaaagacaaaaggatGCCGTAATTCGTTCGatgataaaaacataaaagacgTCAAAAGCGACGTTCTAAGTGAGTTGCTCGTTAACTTTCCTACGATCAAATTGAGAAGctcgacgacgatgaagaataataataataataataataataataattataataattataatgaagtCGAAGATTCGGTTAATTTGAAGAACGTTGAGTCCTTCGTTACGGATGAGACgaatgaagtaaaaaaaaatcttgttgacgacgaagacgacaaaaacgataatgataaaaacggTAGGAAGATTATCACTACGAACCAGATGGCGGTACGAAGAATCCAAGCGGAAATAATGGAGAGTCGACAGCTGGACAACGATATGATGAAAATGTCCAAGTGTCATGTAAGGGAAAAGTGTGTCATCGAGACATCAGACTCGAAGAGCAATCACAAAGGTTCGAAGGACGAAGGTACGAGGGTGATTAAGGATATCGAAGATTTACCTAAAAACGTTGATGGATTAACTGATGATGAAAGGAGGAAGGataataatacgatcgatcgtttagaaataatatgtaGTAATAATGTTGACGAATCGATAGAATataagaggaggaagaataATAGCATTGATAACTGTGCCATAGTTAGAGAAAAAATTCCAATTTTAATAACCCATCgcaataataatgacgataatgatgatgatgatattgatgataatgatgataatgatgatgataatgatgataatgatgatgatgatgatgataatgatgatgatgatgatgatgatgatgacaataACAGGGCCATAAAGACACCCGTAGTTTTAAGTAACGACCAATCGTCAGGGCAAGATACTCTAACGATAATCCCCGGTAGCGTTAGAAATTTCGTTAAGTATTACGAGATCCGTCGGGAAACGACGGCCATCGAATATTCTAAAATTAACGATAGGACGACATTAGTTAGATCTAATGACGAAAGTTCGATGGTATCGAAcaggataaaaaattttgaatgcGAGGAACGATCGATGCCTGCGAGAAGATACGACGATAACGTCGACTTGAAAGAGagtaagatcgataaaaagatcgatgagAAAAGGACGATCGATACTAGATCGGTATTTAACAACGACATAAGTTATACGATGatcgcaaagaaaaagatcgtagatccatcgaaagaaataaaagggatTATCGTAGATCCATCGTCGAGATCATCGAACGTATTCGACGAAACTCGAGTTGGGCGAATTAACGAAGTTTCGAGTAAGATCGATCGTATGAAATCATCGTTCGAGTTTAGTGAGAAGGAACAagagaaatttgaaaataatcaagagaaagaagaggacgaagaagatgagaaTAACGATGATtatgacgaggacgacgacgacgacgatgatggtTTTGATCTCTCGCAGCCACCGCAACGACGACATCTTTCACAG